Proteins encoded together in one Flavobacterium keumense window:
- a CDS encoding beta strand repeat-containing protein, with protein sequence MNMKVYFFLLFLFCSSVYSQRGIAYQAVIMNPDNEELPGRNNVNAFLLDKEICLRFTIYSNGNIDYEEIIKTKTDRYGIVNVIIGSGISTLSGQKIELIDWTVLNKILKVELDISNECLNFIEISSGPFSIVPYSFSSLNSVVSNPLITSGTGTKITYDQKGLVLKGEVATTEDINETPNKFFLLSSEKQKISNLSGVNTGDETDSTIRQKIGIENVIFPSRGALVAKDDISFFSTLPISTSVQSALNLKEDTANKSNDSNLGVSDKLFPTQNAVKTYVDGNVTTLNNAITAEAATARAAELANVTAIGLKEDTANKSNDSNLGASDKLFPTQNAVKTYVDGNVTTLNNAITAEAATARAAELANVTAIGLKEDTANKSNDSNLGASDKLFPTQNAVKTYVDGNVTTLNNAIIAEAATARAAELANVTAIGLKEDTANKSNDSNLGVSDKLFPTQNAVKTYVDGNVTTLNNAITAEAATARAAELANVTAIGLKEDTANKSNDSNLGASDKLFPTQNAVKTYVDGNVTTLNNAIIAEAATARAAELANVTAIGLKEDTANKSNDSNLGASDKLFPTQNAVKTYVDGNVTTLNNAIIAEAATARAAELANVTAIGLKEDTANKSNDSNLGASDKLFPTQNAVKTYVDGNVTTLNNAIIAEAATARAAELANVTAIGLKEDTANKSNDSNLGASDKLFPTQNAVKTYVDGNVTTLNNAIIAEAATARAAELANVTAIGLKEDTANKSNDSNLGASDKLFPTQNAVKVYTDSKVVNGITDAVTTSAPSQNAVFDALDLKLDKAKLGASGGAASLDSSGKVPFSQIPSISFSSVNVVNDESEMLSLTSAVKGSIAIRTDNTKNYVLASSDPTVLSNWVELVTPDSPVKSVNGKLGTVVLSPSDITLGNVDNTSDKNKPISDLTQSALDNKANLNNPTFTGNVTADFFFGDGSNLINIKSATNSTKATNIDGGLDGEILYQIKPSTTSFIPSGSTGQILKSNGTLAPSWVDSNSLSINIPNATDVATGGVKISGDLTGSTFDNLTIANDKIITSKLLDSNVTYSKIQNVSPNRILGNTSSSSTSIQEIELTGSGKVVLNDSPTFINPSLGNATATSIFTSGLTLGYKEVSASTYQVATDDAHYIKFLTSGTSVILPSAVGIPGRRFVFTADLKIVVFQAKSGETIDKLSVFTFANDVINSILVVFSDGANWVIESSKTKN encoded by the coding sequence ATGAATATGAAAGTATATTTTTTTCTACTTTTTTTGTTTTGTTCATCTGTATATTCGCAAAGAGGGATAGCGTATCAAGCTGTTATTATGAATCCTGACAACGAAGAATTGCCAGGGCGAAATAATGTTAATGCTTTTCTGCTTGATAAGGAAATCTGTTTGCGATTTACTATTTATTCTAATGGAAATATTGATTATGAAGAAATAATCAAAACAAAAACGGATAGATACGGCATTGTAAATGTTATAATTGGAAGTGGAATTTCTACTCTTTCAGGTCAAAAAATTGAATTAATTGATTGGACTGTTTTAAATAAAATCTTGAAGGTTGAATTAGACATTTCAAACGAGTGTTTAAATTTTATTGAGATTAGTAGTGGTCCTTTTTCTATTGTACCATATTCATTTTCTTCTTTGAATAGCGTTGTTTCTAATCCATTAATTACTTCAGGAACTGGAACAAAAATCACTTATGATCAGAAAGGGCTAGTGCTAAAAGGAGAAGTAGCAACAACAGAAGACATTAATGAAACACCAAATAAATTTTTTCTTTTATCGAGTGAAAAGCAAAAAATTAGTAATTTGAGTGGTGTGAATACAGGGGATGAAACTGATAGTACTATAAGACAAAAAATTGGTATTGAAAATGTAATTTTTCCTTCAAGAGGAGCATTGGTTGCAAAAGATGATATCAGTTTTTTTTCAACTTTACCTATTTCTACTTCTGTTCAATCAGCATTAAATTTAAAAGAAGACACCGCCAATAAATCAAACGATTCTAATTTAGGTGTAAGTGACAAATTATTTCCTACACAAAATGCTGTTAAAACCTATGTGGATGGGAATGTAACAACGCTTAACAACGCAATTACAGCTGAGGCTGCTACAGCTCGAGCTGCTGAATTAGCAAATGTTACCGCAATAGGACTAAAAGAAGACACCGCCAATAAATCAAACGACTCTAATTTAGGTGCAAGTGACAAATTATTTCCTACACAAAATGCTGTTAAAACCTATGTGGATGGGAATGTAACAACGCTTAACAACGCAATTACAGCTGAGGCTGCTACAGCTCGAGCTGCTGAATTAGCAAATGTTACCGCAATAGGACTAAAAGAAGACACCGCCAATAAATCAAACGACTCTAATTTAGGTGCAAGTGACAAATTATTTCCTACACAAAATGCTGTTAAAACCTATGTGGATGGGAATGTAACAACGCTTAACAACGCCATTATAGCTGAGGCTGCTACAGCTCGAGCTGCTGAATTAGCAAATGTTACCGCAATAGGACTAAAAGAAGACACCGCCAATAAATCAAACGATTCTAATTTAGGTGTAAGTGACAAATTATTTCCTACACAAAATGCTGTTAAAACCTATGTGGATGGGAATGTAACAACGCTTAACAACGCAATTACAGCTGAGGCTGCTACAGCTCGAGCTGCTGAATTAGCAAATGTTACCGCAATAGGACTAAAAGAAGACACCGCCAATAAATCAAACGACTCTAATTTAGGTGCAAGTGACAAATTATTTCCTACACAAAATGCTGTTAAAACCTATGTGGATGGGAATGTAACAACGCTTAACAACGCCATTATAGCTGAGGCTGCTACAGCTCGAGCTGCTGAATTAGCAAATGTTACCGCAATAGGACTAAAAGAAGACACCGCCAATAAATCAAACGACTCTAATTTAGGTGCAAGTGACAAATTATTTCCTACACAAAATGCTGTTAAAACCTATGTGGATGGGAATGTAACAACGCTTAACAACGCCATTATAGCTGAGGCTGCTACAGCTCGAGCTGCTGAATTAGCAAATGTTACCGCAATAGGACTAAAAGAAGACACCGCCAATAAATCAAACGACTCTAATTTAGGTGCAAGTGACAAATTATTTCCTACACAAAATGCTGTTAAAACCTATGTGGATGGGAATGTAACAACGCTTAACAACGCCATTATAGCTGAGGCTGCTACAGCTCGAGCTGCTGAATTAGCAAATGTTACCGCAATAGGACTAAAAGAAGACACCGCCAATAAATCAAACGACTCTAATTTAGGTGCAAGTGACAAATTATTTCCTACACAAAATGCTGTTAAAACCTATGTGGATGGGAATGTAACAACGCTTAACAACGCCATTATAGCTGAGGCTGCTACAGCTCGAGCTGCTGAATTAGCAAATGTTACCGCAATAGGACTAAAAGAAGACACCGCCAATAAATCAAACGACTCTAATTTAGGTGCAAGTGACAAATTATTTCCTACACAAAATGCAGTAAAGGTATATACTGATTCAAAAGTAGTTAATGGTATAACTGATGCTGTTACTACTTCAGCTCCCTCACAAAATGCTGTTTTTGATGCATTAGATTTAAAATTAGACAAAGCAAAATTAGGAGCTAGCGGTGGAGCTGCTAGTTTGGACTCTTCTGGCAAAGTTCCATTTTCTCAAATACCTTCTATTTCATTTTCATCAGTTAATGTAGTCAATGATGAATCAGAAATGCTTTCTTTAACATCTGCTGTCAAAGGGAGTATTGCAATTAGAACCGATAATACAAAGAATTATGTTTTAGCAAGCTCAGATCCAACAGTTTTAAGTAATTGGGTAGAATTAGTTACTCCAGATTCTCCAGTCAAATCAGTTAATGGGAAGTTAGGTACTGTTGTTTTGTCGCCTAGCGATATTACTCTTGGAAATGTTGACAATACTTCGGATAAAAATAAACCTATTTCTGATTTAACTCAAAGTGCATTAGATAATAAAGCAAATTTAAATAATCCTACATTTACAGGGAATGTAACTGCCGATTTTTTCTTTGGTGACGGATCTAATTTAATTAATATTAAGTCAGCAACAAATTCAACTAAAGCAACAAATATTGATGGTGGTTTAGACGGAGAGATTCTTTATCAAATTAAACCGAGTACTACAAGTTTTATACCATCTGGTTCTACGGGACAAATATTGAAGTCGAATGGTACTCTAGCACCTAGTTGGGTTGACTCAAATTCTTTATCAATAAATATACCAAATGCTACAGATGTTGCAACTGGGGGTGTTAAAATTTCTGGAGATTTAACAGGGAGTACCTTTGATAATTTGACTATAGCTAATGATAAAATAATAACAAGTAAGTTATTAGACTCTAATGTAACATATAGTAAAATTCAAAATGTAAGTCCGAATAGAATTTTAGGGAACACTAGTAGTTCAAGTACATCAATTCAAGAAATTGAGCTAACAGGAAGTGGTAAAGTTGTTCTTAATGATAGTCCTACTTTTATTAATCCAAGTTTAGGTAATGCTACAGCAACTTCTATTTTTACTTCTGGATTAACTTTAGGATATAAAGAAGTTTCAGCTAGTACATATCAGGTTGCTACAGACGATGCACATTATATAAAATTTTTGACAAGTGGGACAAGTGTGATTTTGCCATCTGCAGTAGGTATTCCAGGGAGAAGATTTGTATTTACTGCTGATTTGAAGATAGTTGTCTTTCAAGCTAAATCAGGAGAGACGATCGATAAATTATCAGTTTTCACTTTTGCGAATGATGTTATAAATTCTATTTTGGTAGTGTTTAGTGATGGGGCAAATTGGGTAATTGAATCCTCAAAAACTAAGAATTAA
- a CDS encoding T9SS type A sorting domain-containing protein: protein MCRIIMFLFYIASHSQVLHHQVISSLGSSMQTSNGTYVSQTIGQFGVFASHTSSNYYVQQGFQQSLNWNNSKVLTLPNSLDNSITIMYPNPVETILNFEFTKYFNEVITLEIFDISGRVIYKGDKKIIGKLMSLDLSQILVSGKYIIKLSSSNFNYTNKLLKL from the coding sequence ATGTGCAGAATTATCATGTTTTTATTTTACATCGCTTCTCATTCTCAGGTATTGCATCATCAGGTAATCTCTTCACTTGGAAGCAGTATGCAAACATCCAATGGGACATATGTAAGTCAGACGATTGGTCAGTTTGGTGTTTTCGCCAGTCATACAAGTTCAAATTATTATGTTCAACAAGGATTTCAACAATCATTGAATTGGAATAATTCTAAAGTTTTGACTCTGCCAAATTCATTAGATAATTCGATTACAATAATGTATCCGAATCCAGTTGAAACAATTTTAAATTTTGAGTTTACTAAATATTTTAATGAAGTTATTACATTAGAAATATTTGATATATCTGGTAGAGTTATATATAAAGGGGATAAAAAAATTATTGGGAAATTGATGTCATTAGACCTTTCTCAAATTCTTGTTTCTGGGAAGTATATCATTAAACTTTCCTCTTCGAATTTTAATTACACTAATAAACTTTTAAAACTTTAA
- a CDS encoding phosphatidylinositol-specific phospholipase C domain-containing protein produces the protein MNIKTYNYSFNKPFYFGLFFALFLGQYSCSNDNLTEDGKVPSGQNTTSVVGLTFKSRIPIKNIGSNNWMESLTDDIDIRDVSIPATHDSGTHDLMPLAKCQDLSISAQLNAGIRFLDIRVTPQGTGSVYNFNLKLSHTFISATSFNDVLLNVKQFLKVNPTETVLIKISRDTGAECDLPDYRKENVSFLNEYNTYKNNVKLENFLTQFLIAQEINKEYATMFTKNINVNNKIRISDLRGKALLFYDYSKFPKSFSKINSVSVGFYGDNLKKVQLLPTTNPLLLIQDYYKNTWYSSKYEDEKVKKGLINEFMVKRNELAIQMAKNTFRGINTKTPFSFNFISMSGVVTTPNDYSKSMNMFFLNEIIKNYDASKTIYLNGSKQLKYNVGFGITFFDFPSNDLIRAVYNNNFK, from the coding sequence ATGAATATAAAGACATATAATTATTCTTTCAATAAACCTTTTTATTTTGGACTATTTTTTGCTTTGTTTTTAGGGCAGTACTCGTGTTCAAATGACAACTTGACTGAAGATGGGAAAGTTCCTTCCGGGCAAAATACAACTAGTGTTGTAGGTTTAACTTTTAAAAGCAGAATACCTATTAAGAATATAGGCAGTAATAACTGGATGGAATCTTTAACGGATGACATAGATATTAGAGATGTTTCAATACCAGCCACTCATGATTCTGGCACACATGATTTAATGCCTTTAGCAAAATGTCAAGATTTGTCAATAAGCGCTCAATTAAATGCAGGGATTCGTTTTTTAGACATTCGCGTTACACCTCAAGGGACCGGTTCTGTTTATAACTTTAATTTGAAATTGAGCCATACATTTATTAGTGCTACAAGTTTTAATGATGTTTTACTTAATGTAAAACAATTTTTAAAAGTCAATCCTACAGAAACAGTATTAATAAAGATTTCTAGAGACACTGGTGCAGAATGTGATTTACCAGATTATAGAAAAGAGAATGTGTCTTTTTTAAATGAGTACAATACCTACAAGAATAATGTTAAACTTGAAAATTTTTTAACGCAATTTTTAATTGCACAAGAAATTAACAAGGAATATGCTACTATGTTTACTAAGAATATCAATGTAAATAATAAAATTCGAATTAGTGATTTAAGAGGCAAAGCATTATTATTTTATGATTACTCTAAGTTTCCGAAGTCTTTCTCTAAAATTAATTCTGTATCTGTAGGGTTTTATGGAGATAATTTGAAAAAGGTTCAATTACTACCTACAACTAATCCTCTTTTACTAATTCAGGATTATTATAAAAACACATGGTACTCATCCAAATACGAAGACGAAAAAGTTAAAAAGGGATTGATTAATGAATTTATGGTTAAACGAAATGAGCTCGCAATTCAAATGGCAAAAAATACTTTTAGAGGGATAAATACAAAAACTCCTTTTTCGTTTAATTTTATTTCAATGTCTGGGGTTGTTACTACTCCTAATGATTATTCTAAAAGTATGAATATGTTTTTTTTAAATGAAATAATCAAAAATTATGATGCTTCAAAAACGATTTATTTAAATGGTTCCAAACAGTTAAAATATAATGTAGGATTTGGAATAACTTTTTTTGATTTTCCTTCAAATGATTTAATAAGAGCTGTATATAATAATAATTTTAAATAA
- a CDS encoding T9SS type A sorting domain-containing protein, translating into MKKLLLLLFFSNSYSQGLHHQAISSMGTSFTTPGGIYVSQTIGQIGALSSFANPKFYVQQGFQQSLAGNNSLSVSKKDIESESVVTKMFPNPVDTDINFEFSKDINGDLSVSIFNISGRVIYSGIITPIDRLAQLKLSGIFSPGYYLIQLSSMNSKYKYTNKFLKL; encoded by the coding sequence ATGAAAAAACTCTTACTTCTTTTATTTTTTTCAAATTCTTATTCTCAAGGATTGCATCATCAGGCAATTTCTTCGATGGGAACTAGCTTTACTACCCCTGGGGGTATTTATGTAAGTCAGACAATTGGTCAAATTGGGGCATTGTCAAGTTTTGCAAATCCAAAATTTTATGTTCAGCAAGGGTTTCAGCAATCGTTGGCTGGTAACAACAGTTTGAGTGTTTCTAAAAAAGATATTGAATCTGAAAGTGTTGTTACTAAAATGTTCCCAAACCCAGTTGATACTGATATTAATTTTGAATTTTCTAAAGATATTAATGGTGATTTGAGTGTATCAATTTTTAATATTTCTGGTAGAGTAATTTACAGTGGTATTATAACACCGATAGATAGATTAGCTCAATTAAAACTTTCGGGAATTTTTTCTCCAGGATATTACCTAATTCAACTTTCTTCTATGAATTCTAAATATAAATACACTAATAAATTTTTAAAATTATAA
- a CDS encoding helix-turn-helix domain-containing protein, translating into MMPTLYLYFEKLFKNLKIGEKNDFQHFILPVVLLNFLFSIENILLFSLMLSYSTYYIYKTFLLLKNNYWGIKKNHPFTYDFSMISSWTKFLFVIEILYLIIIYSLKIESIIKGKERCNFYYEIALLILYSTIYFKIIFSPFIFYGNPSLFKRIESSSVSKLCITSVWEVKIDIDAMNPKERMLNERIMNNISDYIEQIEKIVLIDFALRNPDYSLYNLSLEIGIPKYYLDFIFKFYCKVSFNDYKKMVRIYDAVELINSGYLKSNKLVTLSKHVGFSSYNPFLVNFKDLTGVSPFEFYRNRKIIKKC; encoded by the coding sequence TTGATGCCAACATTGTATTTGTATTTTGAAAAATTATTTAAAAATTTAAAAATAGGAGAGAAAAACGATTTTCAACACTTCATTTTACCAGTAGTTTTGCTTAATTTTTTATTTTCTATTGAAAATATTTTGTTGTTTTCGTTAATGTTATCTTATTCTACTTACTACATATATAAAACTTTCTTGTTATTAAAAAACAATTATTGGGGGATTAAAAAAAATCACCCATTTACTTATGATTTCTCAATGATTAGTTCTTGGACTAAATTTTTATTTGTAATTGAAATTTTGTATTTGATTATAATTTATTCCTTAAAAATTGAGAGTATAATTAAAGGAAAAGAAAGATGTAATTTTTACTACGAAATTGCTTTGCTAATCTTATATTCAACTATATATTTTAAAATTATTTTTTCTCCATTTATTTTTTATGGAAATCCATCTCTCTTCAAAAGAATTGAATCATCATCTGTTTCAAAATTATGTATAACAAGTGTTTGGGAAGTTAAAATTGACATTGACGCTATGAATCCAAAAGAAAGGATGCTTAATGAAAGGATAATGAATAATATTAGTGATTATATAGAACAAATTGAGAAAATTGTTTTAATCGACTTTGCTTTACGCAACCCGGATTATTCATTATATAATTTATCTCTTGAAATTGGAATACCTAAGTACTATTTAGATTTTATTTTTAAATTTTATTGCAAAGTTTCATTTAATGATTACAAGAAAATGGTTAGAATATATGATGCTGTTGAATTAATTAATTCGGGCTACTTGAAGTCAAATAAATTAGTCACCTTATCTAAGCACGTTGGCTTTTCATCGTATAATCCGTTTTTAGTGAATTTTAAAGATTTAACTGGTGTTTCTCCTTTTGAGTTCTATCGAAATAGAAAAATCATTAAAAAGTGTTAA